One window of the Novipirellula caenicola genome contains the following:
- a CDS encoding SDR family oxidoreductase produces the protein MTNPAPPQNERIVLITGTSRGIGRHLAERFLSGGDIVIGCSRSAAMPEGIAADSSHRYTHHRVDVSDESAVRQLFHEIKQQHGRLDALINNAGIASMNHSLLTPIESVRSVFETNVIGTFLFCQEAAKLMLANRSGRIVNMASVAAPLKLEGESAYAASKAAVVSLTEVLAREFASSGITVNAVGPSPIETDLIRGVPAKKVDQLIDRQAIKRLGTAEDVYNVVEFFLRPESDFITGQIIYLGGV, from the coding sequence ATGACTAACCCAGCGCCCCCGCAAAATGAACGCATCGTCCTGATCACCGGGACAAGCCGAGGCATCGGACGTCATCTGGCCGAGCGATTCTTGTCCGGCGGTGACATCGTGATTGGCTGCAGCCGCAGTGCCGCGATGCCCGAAGGAATTGCCGCCGACTCCTCTCATCGCTACACCCACCACCGCGTGGACGTGTCCGATGAATCGGCGGTTCGCCAACTGTTTCACGAGATCAAACAGCAACATGGCCGGCTGGACGCGCTGATCAACAATGCGGGGATCGCATCGATGAACCACAGCCTGCTAACGCCGATTGAATCCGTGCGATCGGTTTTTGAAACCAACGTGATCGGCACCTTTTTGTTTTGCCAGGAAGCCGCCAAACTGATGCTTGCCAATCGCAGCGGCCGCATCGTCAACATGGCAAGTGTGGCAGCACCGCTGAAGCTCGAGGGCGAATCGGCCTACGCAGCGTCCAAGGCCGCCGTGGTCAGCCTGACCGAAGTCCTCGCTCGCGAATTTGCCAGTTCCGGAATCACCGTCAATGCCGTAGGCCCGTCGCCAATCGAAACCGATTTGATACGTGGTGTGCCTGCGAAAAAAGTTGACCAATTGATCGACCGCCAAGCCATCAAGCGACTCGGGACCGCCGAGGATGTTTACAACGTTGTCGAATTTTTCCTTCGCCCGGAAAGCGATTTCATCACTGGACAAATCATCTACCTAGGCGGCGTGTAA
- a CDS encoding Na+/H+ antiporter NhaC family protein produces MLDLADPIQHGFESLVPPLVAILLAIATRQVVFPLAAGVFAGAVLLARANPEKSLLDSFAIFAGAIDSSLRDFDHLQTLAFTLLLGAMVGVMEMGGGIAALIAKLSRWIRSRRSAQAMISLSGLAIFFDDYANTLLIGGTMRSTADRYGLSRAKLAYLVDSTAAPVAGLSLVSTWAAIEISYMSEGLADAGITTPSAGFTLFIQSIPYRFYPILAIVMVFLISITGRDFASMKRAEETPRELAADSAAASKETTTTYPPRLWLAAVLSIVACVAALGTTLVVTGWPAEPSTTSNGVLQDTIEILGNGKSYLALILGGAVGLATAWLTHAIFGNCDLKTLAMGTLRGGWQMMPAMIILWLAWALSGMTGEDALQTGDYLSSLLSDRLDPRALPTVVFALAGFVAFSTGTSWGTMAILTPLSVTLSLDLAPSGGPGGAICLATTGSVLAGAIFGDHCSPISDTTVLSSRACGCDHLQHVRTQMPYAITVALVCVAMGSIPAVLGVSPWICLIMGTVALAVIVRFVGKHPTP; encoded by the coding sequence ATGCTGGACTTGGCCGATCCGATTCAGCACGGATTCGAGAGCCTGGTGCCACCATTGGTTGCAATCCTTCTGGCCATTGCAACGCGTCAAGTTGTCTTCCCTCTTGCAGCGGGCGTCTTCGCCGGCGCGGTGCTGCTTGCGCGCGCCAATCCAGAAAAATCGCTCCTCGATTCGTTTGCCATCTTTGCCGGCGCGATCGACAGCAGCCTTCGCGATTTTGATCACCTGCAAACACTCGCGTTCACGCTGCTGCTTGGCGCGATGGTCGGCGTGATGGAGATGGGCGGTGGGATCGCGGCGTTGATCGCGAAGCTTTCTCGATGGATTCGGTCGCGACGAAGTGCCCAAGCGATGATCTCGCTAAGCGGGCTGGCGATTTTTTTTGACGATTACGCCAACACGCTGCTGATCGGTGGAACAATGCGGTCCACCGCGGATCGCTACGGACTTTCTCGAGCCAAACTCGCCTACCTTGTCGATAGCACCGCCGCGCCTGTCGCAGGACTTTCACTCGTCAGCACCTGGGCGGCGATCGAAATCAGCTACATGAGCGAAGGGCTCGCCGACGCAGGAATCACGACACCGTCAGCGGGTTTCACGTTGTTCATCCAATCGATTCCCTATCGTTTCTATCCGATCCTGGCAATCGTGATGGTGTTTTTGATCTCGATCACCGGTCGCGATTTCGCGTCGATGAAACGAGCCGAAGAAACACCTCGCGAGCTTGCTGCCGACTCGGCCGCGGCAAGTAAGGAAACCACCACGACGTACCCACCCCGTCTGTGGCTTGCGGCGGTGTTGTCGATCGTGGCTTGTGTCGCGGCACTTGGAACAACCCTGGTGGTGACCGGATGGCCGGCGGAGCCAAGCACCACATCCAATGGCGTGCTGCAGGATACGATCGAAATCCTCGGTAATGGTAAGTCTTACCTTGCCTTAATCCTCGGTGGCGCCGTGGGGCTGGCGACCGCTTGGCTGACCCACGCGATCTTTGGCAATTGCGATCTCAAGACGCTTGCCATGGGAACGCTGCGAGGCGGATGGCAAATGATGCCAGCGATGATCATCCTCTGGCTCGCCTGGGCGTTGAGCGGGATGACGGGGGAAGACGCACTTCAAACGGGCGACTATCTATCGAGTCTACTCTCGGATCGACTCGACCCTCGCGCCCTTCCCACCGTGGTTTTCGCACTCGCTGGCTTTGTCGCCTTTTCAACCGGTACCAGCTGGGGGACGATGGCCATCCTGACGCCACTGTCAGTCACGCTTTCGCTGGACCTCGCCCCGAGCGGCGGCCCCGGTGGCGCGATCTGTTTGGCAACGACCGGGTCGGTCTTGGCCGGCGCGATCTTCGGCGACCACTGCTCTCCGATCTCGGACACCACTGTCCTGTCTAGTCGAGCCTGTGGGTGTGACCACCTGCAACACGTCCGCACGCAGATGCCTTATGCGATTACCGTCGCGTTGGTCTGTGTCGCGATGGGCTCAATTCCCGCAGTCCTGGGGGTTTCGCCTTGGATTTGTCTGATCATGGGGACCGTCGCACTTGCGGTCATCGTGCGGTTCGTTGGCAAGCATCCAACGCCGTGA
- the gatC gene encoding Asp-tRNA(Asn)/Glu-tRNA(Gln) amidotransferase subunit GatC, which produces MALSADDVRRLAMLARLELSDDEVNAIGPQITKILGFVEQLSELDTEDIEPMTTALDVDNRWRADELQPSLTNDQALQNAPARDDDCFLVPPVLGTAGAKN; this is translated from the coding sequence ATGGCCCTCTCTGCGGATGATGTTCGGCGACTAGCGATGCTGGCTCGCCTTGAGCTTTCCGACGACGAAGTCAATGCGATCGGCCCCCAGATCACTAAGATCTTGGGGTTCGTTGAGCAATTGTCTGAACTCGATACCGAGGACATCGAACCGATGACAACGGCGCTGGACGTCGACAATCGCTGGCGCGCCGATGAATTGCAGCCAAGCTTGACCAACGACCAAGCTCTGCAAAACGCTCCGGCACGCGACGATGACTGCTTCTTAGTTCCTCCCGTTCTCGGCACCGCCGGAGCGAAAAACTAA